The Ornithinimicrobium faecis genome includes a window with the following:
- a CDS encoding winged helix DNA-binding domain-containing protein, whose amino-acid sequence MALRTVTDAERRQRVGRRHALAPEHRVGTPDQVTTAMTVLHATEASSVYLSVAARAPEATVADLDRALYDDRSLVKQLAMRRTLFVFPRDLLPAAWGSASARVADTERRKIARNVVDDGWATDGEAWLVEVGRQVVELLSARGTLSAKEIREALPMLDGKVAVSASSPWGGPVPIAPRVLTLLGASGLIVRGANAGHWRVNRPAWTLMTEWLGESPTPMDPADGYAELVRRWLRTFGPGTEADLVWWLGSTKSAVRRALADVAAVEVRLEGGGTGWLLPDDLEPEPEVAPWASLLPTLDPTTMGWRERDFYLDPTHTPYLFDSNGNGGTTIWWDGRIVGCWVQDPDGVVVPVLREDLGSDGDAAVASEVDRLTAWLDGVVISSVYASAQMKQARLP is encoded by the coding sequence ATGGCCCTGCGGACAGTGACCGATGCCGAGCGACGTCAACGCGTCGGGAGGCGGCACGCGCTGGCTCCGGAGCATCGGGTCGGCACCCCCGACCAGGTCACCACGGCGATGACGGTGCTGCATGCGACAGAGGCCTCATCGGTCTATCTCTCGGTGGCGGCCCGTGCCCCGGAGGCAACCGTCGCGGACCTTGACCGTGCCCTCTATGACGACCGGTCACTGGTCAAACAACTCGCGATGCGGCGGACCCTGTTCGTCTTCCCCCGCGACCTGCTGCCCGCAGCCTGGGGCAGTGCATCAGCCCGGGTGGCCGACACCGAGCGTCGCAAGATTGCCCGCAACGTCGTGGACGACGGATGGGCCACCGACGGCGAGGCGTGGTTGGTCGAGGTGGGTCGTCAGGTCGTGGAACTGCTGTCAGCTCGGGGCACCCTGTCGGCCAAGGAGATCCGGGAGGCGCTGCCGATGCTCGACGGCAAGGTGGCGGTGTCGGCAAGCAGCCCGTGGGGCGGTCCGGTGCCCATCGCGCCGCGCGTGCTGACGCTGCTGGGGGCCTCCGGGCTCATCGTCCGCGGCGCCAACGCCGGTCACTGGCGCGTCAACCGTCCGGCCTGGACGCTGATGACCGAGTGGCTGGGTGAGTCACCGACGCCGATGGACCCGGCAGACGGGTATGCCGAGCTGGTGCGCCGATGGTTGCGCACGTTCGGGCCGGGGACGGAGGCCGACCTGGTCTGGTGGTTGGGCTCGACAAAGTCTGCGGTGCGGCGGGCGCTGGCCGACGTTGCCGCGGTCGAGGTCCGCCTCGAGGGTGGCGGCACCGGCTGGCTGCTCCCGGACGATCTCGAGCCCGAGCCCGAGGTGGCCCCGTGGGCATCGCTGCTGCCCACGCTCGACCCGACCACCATGGGCTGGCGCGAGCGGGACTTCTATCTCGACCCAACCCACACGCCCTATCTGTTCGACAGCAACGGCAACGGCGGCACGACGATCTGGTGGGACGGACGCATCGTCGGCTGCTGGGTCCAGGACCCCGACGGCGTGGTCGTGCCGGTGCTGCGCGAGGACCTCGGCAGCGACGGGGACGCAGCCGTTGCCAGCGAGGTCGACCGGTTGACGGCCTGGCTCGACGGTGTGGTGATCAGCAGCGTCTATGCCTCGGCCCAGATGAAGCAGGCCAGGTTGCCCTGA
- the hutI gene encoding imidazolonepropionase, giving the protein MAILITGISELVTCDDTLEGADQSDGLGILRDAAVVVGAEFEDAPTSVQWVGAAADAPAADWSFDLGGQAVLPGFVDSHSHLVYAGDRSAEFAARMTGQPYDGGGIAVTMAATREASDAELRALITARVDEMRSQGTTTVEIKSGYGLDVEQEARALRLAREVTEETTFLGGHVVPPEARDDRAAYVDLVAGEMLAAAAPYAKWVDVFCEPNSPHAFTGDEARTILLAGRDAGLGLRVHGNQLGPGPGAQLAVELGAASVDHCTFLSDDDIAALSGSDTVATLLPGVEFSTRSPYPDGRALIDAGVNIAIATDCNPGTCNSSSMPLMIALAVREMGMTPAEALRAATVTAARSLRRTDIGSVRVGNRGDLAVVGAPSYLHIPYRVGVPIVKTLQV; this is encoded by the coding sequence ATGGCGATCCTCATCACCGGCATCAGCGAACTGGTCACCTGCGACGACACCCTCGAGGGGGCCGATCAGAGCGATGGGCTGGGCATCCTGCGGGACGCGGCCGTCGTGGTCGGAGCCGAGTTTGAGGATGCCCCGACCAGCGTGCAGTGGGTCGGCGCAGCGGCTGACGCACCGGCCGCCGACTGGTCCTTCGACCTGGGCGGCCAGGCGGTGCTGCCCGGTTTCGTGGACAGCCACTCCCACCTGGTCTATGCGGGGGACCGCTCGGCGGAGTTCGCAGCCCGGATGACGGGCCAGCCCTATGACGGCGGTGGCATCGCGGTCACCATGGCCGCCACCCGGGAGGCCTCCGACGCCGAGTTGCGTGCCCTGATCACGGCACGCGTCGATGAGATGCGCTCGCAGGGCACAACGACCGTGGAGATCAAGAGCGGGTATGGCCTGGACGTCGAGCAGGAGGCTCGCGCGCTGCGGCTGGCCCGTGAGGTGACGGAGGAGACGACCTTCCTCGGCGGCCACGTGGTGCCACCGGAGGCCCGGGATGACCGAGCTGCCTATGTCGACCTCGTCGCAGGGGAGATGCTCGCCGCCGCAGCGCCCTATGCCAAGTGGGTCGACGTCTTCTGCGAGCCGAACAGCCCGCACGCCTTCACCGGCGACGAGGCACGCACCATCCTGCTGGCTGGCCGCGACGCCGGGCTGGGACTGCGGGTCCACGGCAACCAGCTGGGCCCGGGTCCTGGAGCCCAGCTCGCCGTCGAGCTCGGTGCCGCGAGCGTGGACCACTGCACGTTCCTGTCCGACGACGACATCGCCGCGCTCTCCGGCTCGGACACCGTCGCCACCCTGCTGCCCGGCGTGGAGTTCTCGACGCGCTCGCCCTATCCCGACGGGCGGGCGCTGATCGACGCCGGCGTCAACATCGCGATCGCGACCGACTGCAACCCAGGCACCTGCAACTCCTCCTCCATGCCGCTGATGATTGCCCTCGCCGTCCGCGAGATGGGGATGACCCCGGCCGAGGCGCTGCGGGCGGCGACCGTCACCGCGGCACGCTCCCTGCGCCGCACCGACATCGGCTCCGTGCGGGTCGGCAACCGCGGGGACCTCGCCGTGGTGGGGGCACCGAGTTACCTGCACATCCCCTACCGGGTGGGTGTGCCCATCGTGAAGACCCTGCAGGTCTGA
- a CDS encoding BCCT family transporter, with translation MSATPTPTNQNPSGSQPAERTDEDLIMNKGPGGIHPGVFWPSLIVLAIACVFTIGFPEASDKALGAIQDNIVGGFGWYYVVVVAVFVAFALWMGLSRFGDIKLGQDEEEPEFGIFSWFSMLFAAGMGIGLVFWGAAEPLTFFATDIKPGMTGEGPELAQKAMAQVFLHWGFHAWAIYVVVGLALAYAIHRKGRPASIRWALEPIFGDRVRGWVGDVIDTIAVVGTVAGIATSLGLGVQQISSGLVHLGLFDEVSDSLLVGAIVVITVLATASVVSGVGRGIRWLSNTNLVLAAVFLLALLLLGPTLFLLREWIQSIGVYFQNVLPMTFSTNAFSGEAGQVWQGAWTTFYWGWWISWAPFVGVFIARISRGRTVREFVAGVLLVPTTVTFLWFSVLGGSAFYREIFGEGGLVGTDEDGNPALAAEQVLFDLVEGLPAGGLLAGIAIVLVTIFFITSSDSGSLVVDMLASGGDPEPPTWSRVLWAGIEGVVAIGLLLAGGLGALQTGAIITALPFSLIMVAMCWATYKALSGEHTAMVRAARRQAREEMALDVSTEVTEELTGNFDEHFGEPVEKNVEKHVGRHLKKLSERNR, from the coding sequence GTGAGCGCCACCCCAACCCCCACCAACCAGAATCCATCCGGTTCGCAGCCTGCGGAGCGGACGGACGAGGACCTGATCATGAACAAGGGGCCGGGCGGGATCCACCCCGGTGTGTTCTGGCCGTCGCTCATCGTGCTGGCGATCGCCTGCGTGTTCACCATCGGATTCCCAGAAGCCTCCGACAAGGCGCTGGGGGCGATCCAGGACAACATCGTCGGCGGCTTCGGCTGGTACTACGTCGTGGTGGTCGCCGTCTTCGTCGCGTTCGCACTGTGGATGGGCCTGAGCCGCTTCGGTGACATCAAGCTGGGCCAGGACGAGGAGGAGCCCGAGTTCGGGATCTTCTCCTGGTTCTCCATGCTCTTCGCGGCCGGGATGGGTATCGGCCTGGTGTTCTGGGGTGCTGCCGAGCCGCTGACCTTCTTCGCGACCGACATCAAGCCCGGCATGACAGGGGAGGGTCCCGAACTGGCCCAGAAGGCGATGGCCCAGGTCTTCCTGCACTGGGGATTCCACGCCTGGGCCATCTATGTCGTCGTGGGGCTGGCCCTGGCCTATGCCATCCACCGCAAGGGCCGCCCGGCCTCCATCCGGTGGGCGCTGGAGCCGATCTTCGGAGACCGGGTCCGCGGCTGGGTCGGTGACGTCATCGACACCATCGCCGTCGTCGGCACCGTGGCCGGGATCGCGACTTCGCTGGGACTCGGAGTCCAGCAGATCTCCTCAGGGCTGGTCCACCTAGGCCTCTTCGACGAGGTGAGCGATTCACTGCTCGTCGGGGCCATCGTGGTCATCACCGTCCTGGCAACCGCGTCCGTGGTCAGCGGTGTGGGCCGCGGCATCCGGTGGCTGTCCAACACCAACCTGGTGCTCGCCGCCGTCTTCCTCCTGGCGCTCCTGCTCCTCGGACCCACCCTGTTCCTGCTGCGCGAGTGGATCCAGAGCATCGGTGTCTACTTCCAGAACGTGCTGCCCATGACCTTCAGCACCAACGCCTTCAGCGGTGAGGCCGGCCAGGTCTGGCAGGGGGCGTGGACCACGTTCTACTGGGGCTGGTGGATCTCCTGGGCACCCTTCGTCGGGGTGTTCATCGCCCGGATCTCCCGGGGACGCACGGTGCGCGAGTTCGTGGCCGGCGTGCTCCTGGTGCCGACCACGGTGACCTTCCTGTGGTTCTCGGTGCTGGGCGGCAGTGCCTTCTACCGCGAGATCTTCGGTGAGGGTGGTCTGGTTGGCACCGACGAGGACGGCAACCCGGCGCTGGCCGCGGAACAGGTGCTCTTCGACTTGGTCGAGGGACTTCCTGCCGGCGGTCTGTTGGCGGGGATCGCGATCGTGCTGGTGACCATCTTCTTCATCACCTCCTCCGACTCCGGATCGCTGGTGGTCGACATGCTGGCCTCCGGCGGAGACCCGGAACCCCCAACATGGAGCCGTGTCCTGTGGGCGGGGATCGAGGGCGTGGTGGCCATCGGCCTGCTGCTCGCCGGTGGGCTGGGCGCGCTGCAGACCGGAGCCATCATCACGGCCCTGCCGTTCAGCCTCATCATGGTGGCGATGTGCTGGGCGACCTACAAGGCACTGAGTGGTGAGCACACAGCGATGGTGCGAGCTGCCCGGCGCCAGGCCAGGGAGGAAATGGCCCTCGACGTCAGCACCGAGGTGACTGAGGAACTGACCGGGAACTTCGACGAGCACTTCGGCGAGCCGGTGGAGAAGAACGTCGAGAAGCACGTCGGCAGGCACCTCAAGAAGCTGTCTGAGCGGAACAGGTGA
- a CDS encoding sensor histidine kinase codes for MEMIRRARTWATSSPLLVDSALAVGTWMVFLVLSGSQGEALLLTTLQVLPLAFRRTQPFGAAVVIAAACLLQVLIIDTPLIANVAALAIIYATVAYSAERWHAWVVGAFGLLGSVLGALDWVVNNAFITDYASVLVSLIPTTLFMWMSVAAAWMLGDVVRRRRAVVARLREQNEALARDQAQRAALAAQGERATIAREMHDIVAHSLSVVVVQADGGAYAARVALEQRSADSAALERAAQTLETLATTAREALTDTRRLVGVLRESGSAAEFEPAQGLANLVELVQRVRDSGVPVSLAVRGDVGELPRDLDLAAYRVVQESLTNVLKHAGPDASVGVDVLRTPAVLLVRVTDDGRGVGAPAQQLDDDGYGGAAVVPDGRGNGIIGMRERVEVLGGTLHAGPRPGGGFEVVASVPVTVSGEVSRTPEGVSSE; via the coding sequence ATGGAGATGATCAGGCGCGCCCGGACCTGGGCCACCTCCTCCCCGCTCCTCGTGGACTCGGCGCTGGCGGTGGGGACCTGGATGGTCTTCCTCGTCCTGTCCGGCTCGCAGGGCGAGGCGCTGCTGCTGACCACGCTGCAGGTGCTGCCCCTCGCCTTCCGCCGCACCCAGCCGTTCGGCGCCGCGGTCGTCATCGCCGCCGCGTGCCTGCTGCAGGTGCTCATCATCGACACACCGCTGATCGCCAACGTCGCGGCGCTGGCGATCATCTACGCGACCGTTGCCTATTCCGCCGAGCGGTGGCATGCCTGGGTGGTGGGAGCGTTTGGTCTGCTGGGCTCGGTGCTCGGGGCCCTCGACTGGGTGGTCAACAACGCCTTCATCACCGACTATGCCTCGGTGTTGGTCTCGCTCATCCCGACGACCCTGTTCATGTGGATGTCGGTGGCCGCCGCGTGGATGCTCGGCGACGTGGTCCGTCGCCGGCGAGCGGTCGTGGCCCGCCTGCGTGAGCAGAACGAGGCCCTCGCGCGCGATCAGGCACAGCGGGCGGCGCTTGCCGCGCAGGGCGAACGCGCCACGATCGCCCGGGAGATGCACGACATCGTCGCCCACTCCCTGTCGGTCGTGGTCGTGCAGGCCGACGGCGGAGCGTATGCCGCTCGCGTGGCACTGGAGCAGAGGTCGGCTGACTCGGCCGCCCTGGAGCGGGCGGCCCAGACCCTGGAGACGCTGGCCACGACGGCCCGGGAGGCGCTCACCGACACCCGGCGCCTGGTCGGGGTGCTGCGCGAGAGCGGCAGCGCGGCGGAGTTTGAGCCGGCCCAGGGCCTGGCCAACCTCGTGGAGCTCGTGCAGCGAGTCCGTGACTCCGGCGTGCCGGTAAGCCTGGCGGTGCGCGGCGACGTCGGTGAGCTGCCCCGCGACCTGGACCTCGCGGCATACCGCGTCGTGCAGGAGTCACTGACCAACGTGCTCAAGCACGCCGGACCCGACGCGAGCGTCGGGGTCGACGTCCTGCGCACCCCCGCCGTGCTGTTGGTCCGGGTCACCGACGACGGCCGCGGGGTGGGCGCCCCGGCCCAGCAGTTGGACGATGACGGCTACGGTGGGGCCGCGGTCGTGCCAGACGGCCGCGGCAACGGCATCATCGGGATGCGGGAGCGGGTCGAGGTCCTCGGCGGCACCCTGCACGCCGGACCTCGGCCCGGTGGTGGGTTCGAGGTCGTCGCGTCCGTTCCGGTGACCGTCAGCGGTGAAGTGTCCAGGACACCAGAAGGAGTCAGCAGTGAGTGA
- a CDS encoding formimidoylglutamate deiminase, with translation MSEHNGRGSIQGERTWHADWALLPDGPARDVLFDVDGGRFVAITPGVPAAQAAADGAERLPGVVLPGLANCHSHAFHRALRGRTHHGGGTFWTWREGMYAVANRLDPDSYLQLARATYAEMALAGVTAVGEFHYLHHGQDGTPYDDPNAMGLALVEAAREAGVRLTLLDTCYLAGGLTADGHSELAGPQVRFGDGDVDGWARRVELLTDHTAGGPAHLCVGAAIHSVRGVPRQALARVAEFTRSRPGGPAPLHAHVSEQPAENEAALAAHGLTPTGLLAAEGVLGPQFSAVHATHLTEQDISLLADTHSTACFCPTTERDLADGIGPARALLDAGARLSLGSDQHAVIDLLEEARALEMHERLDTLQRGRFTAEQLLAAATAHDTIGWPDAGRLEVGLRADLVAVLLDTPRTAGSDPAQVLLAATAADVDTVVVDGEVIVREGRHRLEDQRRLGAQLAAAVEPLWRD, from the coding sequence ATGTCTGAGCACAACGGACGCGGTTCGATCCAGGGGGAGCGCACGTGGCACGCGGACTGGGCGCTGCTGCCGGACGGCCCGGCCCGCGACGTGCTGTTCGACGTCGACGGCGGACGCTTCGTCGCGATCACCCCCGGTGTCCCGGCGGCGCAGGCGGCGGCCGACGGGGCCGAGCGACTGCCCGGCGTCGTGCTCCCCGGGCTGGCCAACTGCCACAGCCACGCCTTCCATCGCGCGCTGCGCGGACGCACCCACCACGGCGGCGGCACCTTCTGGACGTGGCGGGAGGGGATGTATGCCGTGGCCAACCGGCTCGACCCCGACAGCTATCTGCAGCTCGCCCGAGCGACCTATGCCGAGATGGCCCTGGCCGGCGTGACAGCCGTGGGGGAGTTCCACTATCTGCACCACGGCCAGGACGGCACGCCCTACGACGACCCCAACGCGATGGGGCTCGCGCTCGTGGAGGCAGCTCGCGAGGCCGGGGTGCGGCTGACGCTGCTCGACACCTGCTATCTGGCCGGTGGGCTGACCGCGGACGGACACAGCGAGTTGGCCGGCCCGCAGGTGCGCTTCGGCGACGGTGACGTCGACGGCTGGGCACGCCGTGTCGAGCTGCTGACCGACCACACCGCCGGTGGCCCCGCGCACCTGTGCGTCGGGGCCGCGATCCACTCGGTGCGCGGTGTGCCGCGTCAGGCCCTCGCCCGGGTCGCAGAGTTCACGCGGTCCCGGCCCGGTGGTCCGGCGCCGCTGCACGCCCATGTCTCGGAGCAACCGGCCGAGAACGAGGCCGCCCTGGCGGCCCACGGCCTGACCCCGACCGGGCTGCTGGCCGCAGAAGGGGTGCTTGGCCCGCAGTTCTCGGCCGTGCACGCCACCCACCTGACCGAGCAGGACATCTCTCTGCTGGCCGACACGCACTCGACCGCCTGCTTCTGCCCGACCACGGAGCGCGACCTGGCCGACGGCATCGGCCCCGCCCGAGCTCTGCTCGACGCCGGGGCCAGGCTCTCGCTCGGCTCCGACCAGCACGCTGTCATCGACCTGCTCGAGGAGGCCCGGGCCCTGGAGATGCACGAACGTCTGGACACCCTGCAGCGAGGCCGGTTCACCGCCGAGCAGTTGTTGGCGGCGGCCACGGCCCACGACACGATCGGGTGGCCCGACGCCGGGCGCCTCGAGGTCGGCCTGCGGGCCGACCTGGTCGCGGTGCTGCTGGACACACCTCGAACCGCCGGGTCCGACCCGGCCCAGGTGCTGCTCGCAGCGACGGCTGCCGATGTCGACACCGTCGTGGTGGACGGCGAGGTGATCGTCCGGGAGGGACGGCACCGGTTGGAGGACCAGCGCCGGCTCGGTGCTCAACTGGCGGCGGCCGTCGAGCCGCTGTGGCGGGACTGA